In the Ramlibacter tataouinensis TTB310 genome, one interval contains:
- a CDS encoding GMC family oxidoreductase, translated as MAARRPEVDAVLIGVGLVGTLLGRELTRAGLKVVGLERGEARDTVPDFQGPQVHDELRYAVRKALMSDNAKETLTFRHTSRGTALPVRRWESFLPGSGLGGSIVHWNGQTFRFQEDDFRQRSRLIERYGSKFIPADVTIQDWGVTAAELEPHFDRFEYLLGTSGKAGNLQGKKIPGGNIFEDPRSREYPTPPQKEPYGSAIFRKAADNLGYHTYPQPSCNLSQPYTNPEGLSLKTCTFCGFCERFGCEHFAKSTPLTVLLPVLLKDPNFELRTGCNVLRINLDGARKTATGVTYAGPNGEEVEQPASLVIVGMYAQNNARMLLLSGIGAPYDPATGKGVVGRNYAYQTMSYPQVFFDESININPFMRSGANGTMISDFAGDNFDHGPLGFIGGAYIGEIMTNGRPIGFHPTPPGTPRWGSAWKKAVARHYNHTSTINVHGSSVATRHNYLDLDPTYKDAWGLPLLRMTFDFPENDLRMSAYCTEKAVEIGRSMGGRLVTGAPRKRPYDMTEYQTTHNTGGTIMGTDPSTSVVNRYLQSWDVSNVFVIGASNFPQNGSYNPTDTVGALAYWSADAIVRKYLKSPGPLVPR; from the coding sequence ATGGCCGCCCGTCGCCCCGAAGTGGATGCAGTCCTGATCGGCGTGGGCCTGGTCGGGACGCTGCTGGGCCGTGAATTGACGCGTGCGGGCCTGAAGGTGGTCGGGCTCGAGCGCGGCGAAGCACGCGACACCGTTCCCGACTTCCAGGGGCCCCAGGTCCATGACGAGCTGCGCTACGCGGTGCGCAAGGCGCTGATGTCGGACAACGCCAAGGAGACGCTCACCTTCCGGCATACCTCGCGGGGGACGGCGTTGCCCGTGCGGCGCTGGGAGAGCTTTCTGCCCGGCAGCGGACTCGGCGGATCGATCGTGCATTGGAACGGGCAGACCTTCCGTTTCCAGGAAGACGACTTCAGGCAGCGCAGCCGCCTCATCGAACGCTACGGCAGCAAGTTCATCCCTGCTGACGTGACGATCCAGGACTGGGGTGTCACCGCCGCCGAGCTGGAGCCGCACTTCGACCGCTTCGAGTATCTGCTCGGCACCAGCGGGAAAGCCGGCAACCTCCAGGGAAAGAAGATCCCGGGCGGCAACATCTTCGAGGACCCGCGCTCACGCGAGTACCCCACGCCGCCGCAGAAGGAGCCTTATGGCTCCGCCATCTTCCGCAAGGCAGCCGACAACCTGGGGTACCACACGTATCCCCAGCCCTCGTGCAACCTGAGCCAGCCGTACACCAATCCCGAAGGGCTGAGCCTCAAGACCTGCACCTTCTGCGGCTTCTGCGAGCGCTTCGGCTGCGAGCACTTTGCCAAGTCGACGCCTCTGACGGTGCTGCTGCCGGTGCTTCTGAAAGACCCGAATTTCGAGCTGCGCACGGGCTGCAACGTGCTGCGCATCAACCTCGACGGCGCCAGGAAAACCGCCACCGGCGTCACCTACGCGGGGCCCAACGGCGAGGAGGTCGAACAGCCGGCGAGCCTGGTCATCGTCGGCATGTATGCGCAGAACAATGCCCGCATGCTGCTGCTGTCGGGCATCGGTGCGCCCTACGACCCGGCCACGGGCAAGGGCGTCGTGGGCCGCAACTATGCCTACCAGACGATGAGCTATCCGCAGGTGTTCTTTGACGAGAGCATCAACATCAACCCGTTCATGCGCTCGGGCGCGAACGGCACCATGATCTCGGACTTCGCCGGGGACAACTTCGACCATGGGCCCCTGGGCTTCATCGGCGGCGCGTACATCGGCGAGATCATGACTAACGGAAGGCCGATCGGCTTCCATCCCACGCCGCCCGGCACGCCGAGGTGGGGCTCGGCATGGAAGAAGGCCGTTGCCAGGCACTACAACCACACCTCGACGATCAACGTCCACGGCAGTTCGGTGGCGACCCGCCACAACTACCTCGATCTCGATCCCACCTACAAGGATGCGTGGGGCCTGCCGCTGCTGCGGATGACGTTCGATTTTCCCGAGAACGACCTTCGGATGTCCGCCTACTGCACGGAGAAGGCCGTCGAGATCGGAAGAAGCATGGGTGGCCGGCTGGTCACCGGCGCTCCCCGCAAACGCCCGTATGACATGACCGAGTACCAGACCACCCACAACACCGGCGGAACGATCATGGGAACCGATCCGTCCACCAGCGTCGTGAACCGCTACCTCCAGAGCTGGGATGTTTCGAACGTCTTCGTGATCGGCGCATCGAACTTCCCCCAGAACGGGTCCTACAACCCCACCGATACCGTAGGCGCGCTCGCCTACTGGTCTGCGGACGCGATCGTGCGGAAGTACCTGAAGTCCCCCGGACCGCTGGTGCCCAGATGA
- a CDS encoding gluconate 2-dehydrogenase subunit 3 family protein, whose product MAATAVVVPGCERPPPQAANPRPPYLFFNAEDAAFVEAAVARLIPADDAGPGALEAEVPAYIDRQLAGAWGAGGRMYRSGPWLAGTPEQGYQLPFTPAELFKNSLRAIAADVGKSNRGKLSKLEPQEQDAYLRSLENEPRDLGGVPSDVFFQLLLDMTVEGFFADPVYGGNKDMVGWKLVGFPGAYANYYEFVDQHGIRFTRPPMSLGQDAGGTVHLHPVSSPPAAAKGR is encoded by the coding sequence GTGGCCGCGACCGCGGTCGTTGTTCCCGGCTGTGAACGCCCGCCACCGCAAGCCGCAAATCCGCGCCCGCCGTACCTTTTTTTCAATGCGGAGGATGCCGCCTTCGTTGAAGCTGCCGTTGCCCGCCTGATTCCGGCGGATGACGCCGGGCCGGGCGCGCTCGAAGCAGAGGTTCCCGCTTACATCGACCGGCAGCTTGCGGGGGCGTGGGGCGCCGGAGGGCGGATGTACCGCAGCGGACCTTGGCTCGCTGGAACACCCGAGCAGGGTTACCAGCTGCCCTTCACGCCGGCGGAGCTTTTCAAGAATTCGCTTCGCGCGATTGCCGCTGACGTGGGCAAGTCGAACCGGGGCAAGCTGTCAAAGCTCGAGCCCCAGGAGCAGGATGCGTATCTGCGTTCGCTTGAGAACGAGCCGCGCGACCTGGGCGGCGTACCGTCGGACGTGTTCTTCCAGCTGCTGCTGGACATGACGGTCGAAGGCTTTTTTGCCGATCCCGTCTATGGCGGCAACAAGGACATGGTCGGCTGGAAGCTGGTCGGTTTTCCGGGTGCCTACGCCAACTACTACGAGTTCGTGGACCAGCACGGCATCCGTTTCACCCGCCCCCCGATGAGTCTCGGCCAGGACGCGGGCGGAACCGTCCACCTGCACCCGGTGAGCTCCCCGCCGGCCGCGGCGAAAGGAAGGTGA
- the ctaD gene encoding cytochrome c oxidase subunit I: MTAALGGAGAALPASRGDPQAAGVTPPLYRQSSGPDGLARIAAAWAMPKRFGFLTEINNTHIGVLYIATGFLFFLGAGVLALLMRIQLAWPNNTFLDAATYNQFFTMHGTVMMFLFAVPIVEAVAVLLLPSMLGTRDMPFPRLSSLGYWCYAIGGAMVFSSLFLGVAPDGGWFMYPPLTGARYSPGINTDVWVLGLGFVEIAAVAAAVELIVGILKTRAPGMTLGKMPIFAWYMLVTAGMIMVGMPAVIAADILLELERAFGMPFYDPTRGGEPLLWQHLFWLFAHPEVYIIFLPAAGMVSMMLPSFARTPLVGYSWVVLAALAVGFLSFGLWVHHMFTTGLPLLSLSFFSAASSAIAIPMGIQVFAWIATLWNGKPVLRVPMLFILGFLFIFVIGGLTGVMVAAVPYNWQVHDTYFVVAHFHYVLIGGMVFPLFAALYYWIPAITGRMLSERLGRWAFWLMFIGFNAAFLPMHLTGLLGMPRRIYTYPGNLGWNTLNLVSSVFAFLFAAGVLVFVADFVRHRRSGQQAGHNPWDAPTLEWMSGQPAHGFRSLMPITSLYPLWEHKALKDEELAGRGYLPDAPTQEREALATSPISAEPEQIIRLPGPSWIPFLAATATAVAFAGMTVKSAAVGSAAGAVAAAAYLYWLWSMDKGLPREPADAGRGLALPLYRSDSGSVGWWGMTVLLIADAVVLASFAFAYLFLWTAHPVAWPPDGSRLPGFLGPAVIAALVIGAWILFEAASRSNQRDRRSAASASLAAAAVLAAGALIMGWMWLNSLDIDPTRHSYGASVWTLAGHVGLHVAIGAAMAPWCIARQALGMLDGWRSLTLHLCLLWWRFTAPAAALTLILITAFPHVVP; the protein is encoded by the coding sequence ATGACGGCGGCGTTGGGCGGCGCCGGAGCAGCACTGCCAGCCAGCCGGGGCGACCCGCAGGCGGCCGGCGTGACACCGCCGCTCTACCGGCAATCGAGCGGGCCGGACGGTCTCGCACGGATCGCTGCCGCGTGGGCGATGCCGAAACGGTTCGGATTCCTCACCGAGATCAACAACACGCACATCGGTGTCCTGTATATCGCCACCGGCTTCCTGTTCTTTCTGGGCGCCGGCGTGCTCGCGCTGCTCATGCGCATCCAGCTCGCCTGGCCCAACAATACCTTCCTCGACGCGGCCACCTACAACCAGTTCTTCACCATGCACGGCACGGTGATGATGTTCCTGTTCGCGGTGCCGATCGTCGAGGCTGTCGCGGTGCTGCTGCTGCCCAGCATGCTCGGCACGCGCGACATGCCGTTTCCCCGCCTGTCCTCCCTCGGGTACTGGTGCTACGCCATCGGCGGCGCGATGGTGTTCTCCAGCCTGTTTCTCGGCGTTGCACCGGACGGTGGCTGGTTCATGTATCCGCCCTTGACCGGCGCCAGGTATTCGCCCGGGATCAATACCGATGTCTGGGTGCTCGGGCTCGGTTTCGTCGAGATCGCCGCCGTCGCTGCGGCCGTCGAACTGATCGTCGGGATCCTCAAGACGCGCGCGCCGGGCATGACGCTCGGCAAGATGCCGATCTTCGCCTGGTACATGCTGGTGACTGCCGGCATGATCATGGTCGGCATGCCGGCGGTCATCGCGGCCGATATCCTGCTCGAACTGGAACGCGCCTTCGGCATGCCGTTCTACGACCCAACCCGGGGCGGCGAGCCGCTCCTGTGGCAGCATCTGTTCTGGTTGTTCGCGCACCCGGAGGTCTACATCATCTTCCTGCCGGCCGCCGGCATGGTCTCGATGATGCTGCCCAGCTTCGCGCGCACGCCGCTGGTCGGTTACAGCTGGGTGGTGCTGGCGGCGCTGGCGGTCGGCTTCCTCAGCTTCGGCCTGTGGGTGCACCACATGTTCACGACGGGCTTGCCGCTGCTGTCGCTTTCCTTCTTTTCGGCGGCAAGCTCCGCCATCGCCATCCCGATGGGTATCCAGGTGTTCGCCTGGATCGCGACACTCTGGAATGGCAAGCCGGTGTTGCGCGTGCCGATGCTGTTCATCCTGGGCTTCCTGTTCATCTTCGTCATTGGCGGGCTGACCGGCGTGATGGTGGCGGCCGTGCCCTACAACTGGCAGGTGCACGACACCTATTTCGTCGTCGCCCACTTCCATTACGTGCTCATCGGCGGCATGGTGTTCCCGCTGTTCGCGGCCCTCTACTACTGGATCCCGGCGATAACGGGACGAATGCTCTCCGAGCGGCTCGGGCGCTGGGCGTTCTGGCTCATGTTCATCGGCTTCAACGCCGCGTTCCTGCCGATGCATCTCACCGGCCTGCTCGGCATGCCTCGGCGCATCTACACCTATCCAGGCAACCTTGGGTGGAACACGCTGAATCTCGTCTCCTCGGTGTTTGCCTTCCTGTTTGCGGCGGGGGTGCTGGTGTTCGTGGCCGACTTCGTCCGGCACCGCCGCTCGGGGCAGCAGGCTGGCCACAACCCATGGGATGCGCCAACGCTCGAGTGGATGTCGGGTCAGCCGGCGCACGGCTTCCGCAGCCTGATGCCGATCACGTCGCTTTACCCGCTTTGGGAGCACAAGGCCCTGAAGGACGAGGAACTAGCCGGTCGCGGCTACCTGCCGGATGCGCCCACGCAAGAACGCGAGGCATTGGCCACCTCGCCCATAAGCGCCGAGCCGGAGCAGATCATCCGCTTGCCGGGTCCCAGCTGGATCCCGTTTCTGGCCGCCACCGCAACCGCTGTCGCCTTCGCGGGCATGACCGTCAAATCCGCGGCCGTCGGCTCGGCCGCTGGCGCGGTTGCGGCCGCTGCCTACCTCTACTGGCTGTGGTCCATGGACAAGGGCCTGCCGCGCGAGCCGGCAGACGCCGGGCGCGGCCTTGCCTTGCCGCTCTATCGCAGCGACAGCGGCAGCGTCGGCTGGTGGGGGATGACGGTGCTACTCATCGCGGACGCGGTCGTGCTGGCCTCCTTCGCCTTTGCCTACCTGTTCCTGTGGACAGCGCATCCCGTCGCCTGGCCTCCGGATGGATCGCGGCTGCCCGGGTTTCTCGGGCCTGCCGTCATTGCTGCCTTGGTCATTGGCGCCTGGATCCTGTTCGAGGCGGCGTCTCGTTCCAATCAGCGCGATCGCCGGTCGGCGGCAAGCGCCAGCCTGGCGGCAGCGGCGGTCCTGGCTGCAGGCGCCCTGATCATGGGGTGGATGTGGCTCAACAGCCTGGACATCGATCCGACGCGCCATAGCTACGGCGCGTCGGTGTGGACGCTGGCCGGCCATGTGGGGTTGCACGTTGCCATCGGCGCCGCGATGGCGCCGTGGTGCATCGCGCGCCAGGCGCTCGGCATGCTCGATGGGTGGCGTAGCCTGACGCTTCACCTCTGCCTGCTTTGGTGGCGCTTCACCGCGCCGGCGGCAGCGCTCACGCTCATTCT
- a CDS encoding universal stress protein — protein MTPLQVRKYPNARVTASSGQRDWPGLLAELLEHPAGRIASFAATMTELTVVLQGSASVRRQLDGARPQRIDAAPGAMWLTPAGVREDFVEFESAVAQVLHIYLTRDRFRCVCPRSWPCSMAIATLRRDAPFGDPLLEEIARVISAELQAQSGEARLLTEPLSLCLAARLLHDHTDAQPDGMSIQQASGLEARRLARVREHVAAHLDHDLSVAELAKVACLSPSRFAHGFKTSTGESPQQYVSAQRLERARTLLCNSRLPLAEIARVCGFSSQASFTKAFVRATSQPPGRYRADHRDRCLAGSPGARSAGSSNVQLSWSTASAAGASATRVRGTSAGERSQTLKPEHGQLITRHRFTWRTAMDPIRTVLAATDFSLGARWATSRAAQLAAAHQAALNLVHVVEPDGFLAVRDFVAGSDLQARVEEQGRMELAALAETVTRHHSLPVHTLLRTGRPLEELSAAASSADVVVLGAQGSHPVRQFALGSTADRLSRLTHRPLLVVRSEPDGGYCRVLVAVDFSEASRQALQAALRLAPDATLHLVHCFDVPFEGWLRMAGTADQQIEACRARSRARAMEQCQALLAQLGGGTRASASVRQGDARLELLAAADEEKADLIAVGKQGQALVADTLLGSVTSWVLREASCDVLMVPSKAPASA, from the coding sequence ATGACACCACTGCAGGTGCGCAAGTACCCGAACGCCCGGGTGACGGCCTCCTCAGGACAGCGGGACTGGCCCGGCCTGCTCGCCGAGCTGCTCGAGCATCCTGCAGGCCGCATCGCGTCTTTTGCGGCAACCATGACGGAACTGACCGTCGTGCTCCAGGGCAGCGCATCGGTGCGCCGGCAATTGGACGGCGCGCGGCCTCAGAGGATCGACGCGGCGCCGGGGGCGATGTGGCTCACCCCCGCCGGCGTCCGGGAAGACTTCGTCGAGTTCGAAAGCGCGGTGGCGCAAGTCCTTCACATCTATCTCACTCGGGATCGCTTCCGGTGCGTGTGTCCGAGGTCATGGCCGTGCAGCATGGCCATCGCAACCTTGCGGCGTGATGCGCCTTTTGGCGATCCCCTGCTCGAGGAGATCGCCCGCGTCATCTCCGCCGAGCTACAGGCTCAGTCCGGCGAGGCGCGTCTGCTGACCGAGCCCTTGAGCCTGTGTCTTGCGGCACGTCTTCTGCACGACCACACCGATGCGCAACCCGATGGGATGTCCATCCAGCAAGCGTCCGGGCTGGAGGCACGCCGTCTTGCACGGGTGAGGGAACATGTTGCGGCCCATCTCGACCACGATCTCAGCGTCGCTGAGCTTGCCAAGGTTGCCTGTCTGAGCCCGTCCCGCTTCGCGCACGGCTTTAAGACTTCGACCGGCGAATCGCCACAGCAGTACGTGAGCGCCCAACGACTGGAGCGCGCCAGGACCTTGCTCTGCAACAGCAGGCTGCCTCTGGCCGAGATTGCCCGTGTGTGTGGTTTTTCCAGCCAGGCGAGCTTCACCAAAGCCTTCGTGCGTGCCACCTCCCAACCCCCGGGCCGATACCGCGCGGACCATCGAGACAGGTGCCTGGCCGGATCGCCCGGTGCGCGATCAGCAGGCTCTTCAAACGTTCAGCTTTCGTGGTCAACGGCATCAGCAGCCGGTGCGTCGGCGACACGGGTCCGCGGAACATCCGCGGGTGAGCGCAGTCAGACGCTTAAGCCAGAGCATGGCCAGCTCATTACGCGGCATCGCTTCACCTGGAGAACCGCAATGGATCCGATTCGCACCGTGCTAGCCGCCACCGATTTCTCTTTGGGAGCCCGGTGGGCGACCAGCCGGGCAGCCCAGCTTGCAGCGGCGCATCAGGCCGCGCTGAACCTGGTGCATGTGGTCGAGCCTGATGGATTCCTGGCGGTGCGGGACTTCGTGGCTGGCAGCGACCTGCAGGCGCGGGTCGAGGAGCAGGGCAGGATGGAACTGGCGGCGCTGGCCGAAACGGTGACCCGGCACCATTCGCTGCCAGTGCACACGCTGCTTCGCACCGGCCGGCCGCTGGAGGAACTGAGCGCCGCCGCCAGCAGCGCAGACGTGGTGGTGCTTGGCGCGCAAGGCAGCCACCCCGTCCGCCAGTTCGCGCTCGGCTCGACCGCCGACCGGCTGTCGCGCCTCACCCACCGGCCGTTGCTGGTGGTCCGCAGCGAGCCGGACGGCGGCTACTGCCGCGTCCTGGTCGCGGTCGACTTCTCGGAAGCTTCGAGGCAGGCGTTGCAGGCGGCGCTGCGACTGGCACCCGACGCGACGTTGCACCTGGTGCACTGTTTCGACGTGCCGTTCGAAGGCTGGCTGCGCATGGCCGGCACGGCCGACCAGCAGATCGAGGCCTGCCGCGCCCGCAGCCGGGCGCGCGCCATGGAGCAGTGCCAGGCGCTGCTGGCGCAGCTGGGAGGCGGCACCCGGGCCAGCGCTTCGGTTCGGCAGGGCGACGCCCGGCTCGAACTGCTGGCCGCAGCAGATGAGGAAAAGGCCGACCTGATCGCAGTCGGCAAGCAAGGCCAGGCCTTGGTGGCAGACACGCTGCTCGGCAGCGTCACCTCGTGGGTGCTCCGCGAAGCGAGCTGCGACGTGCTGATGGTGCCGTCGAAGGCGCCGGCCAGCGCGTAG
- a CDS encoding nucleotidyltransferase family protein: MKPASGPGLVTPERFIADALQNRHVRAILARWERLELQDGWLVAGCLFQTVWNLLDGGPAEAGIKDYDIFYFDDSDLGEAAEVRVQDRVSCVLSDLGIVVEATNQARVHLWYEQHFGHPYPRLSDSREGIELYAPHGLDMLYQGILTPNTLTDHRLLFRRKAASYRGRWPWLKVVEPS, from the coding sequence GTGAAGCCTGCATCCGGTCCGGGGCTGGTCACGCCCGAGCGCTTCATCGCCGACGCGCTCCAGAACCGCCACGTTCGGGCCATTCTTGCGCGATGGGAGCGGCTGGAGCTGCAGGACGGGTGGCTGGTGGCGGGCTGCCTGTTCCAGACCGTCTGGAACCTGCTGGACGGTGGGCCGGCCGAGGCCGGCATCAAGGACTACGACATCTTCTACTTCGACGACTCGGACCTGGGCGAGGCGGCAGAGGTGCGTGTGCAGGACCGTGTCTCCTGCGTCCTGTCGGACCTGGGCATCGTGGTGGAGGCGACCAACCAGGCACGCGTGCACCTCTGGTACGAGCAGCACTTCGGCCATCCCTATCCCCGGCTGTCCGATTCCCGCGAGGGCATCGAGCTGTATGCGCCCCATGGCCTGGACATGCTCTACCAGGGCATCCTCACGCCCAACACGCTGACGGACCACCGGCTCTTGTTCCGGCGGAAGGCGGCTTCCTACCGTGGGCGATGGCCGTGGCTGAAGGTGGTGGAGCCGTCATAG
- a CDS encoding c-type cytochrome, translated as MNASHLLATGVLAALLQAAHAQLVVPSGKTTEQAQRPATAQHCAACHGESGEGRDGAPRIAGQSAPYIEKQLRSYANGSRRNPVMEAMAKAMSAQDMASFAAYYSRLDAPAATGVAATAGTAAAVERGRVLATQGDSVRQVPACINCHGPGGVGEPPAIPYLAGLDHGYLVAAMNAWKEGTRKNDAGQQMATTVKGMTADDVVAVAQYFSGLQPPKPAPQPLVSRPVRAGDAARGHAIVASGAHGCTACHAIPGIRGPIGIVGPPLGGLAGRSFLAGQLPNNTEVLVTFLQDPAALVPRTGMPDVGLNNQEARDIAAFLYTLEPPRAR; from the coding sequence ATGAATGCCTCGCACCTTCTCGCCACCGGCGTGCTGGCGGCGCTGCTGCAGGCGGCACATGCGCAGCTGGTGGTGCCCTCCGGGAAAACGACGGAGCAGGCGCAACGCCCTGCCACTGCCCAGCATTGCGCCGCCTGCCACGGCGAGTCCGGCGAGGGCAGGGACGGCGCTCCGCGGATTGCCGGGCAGTCAGCGCCATACATCGAGAAGCAGCTTCGCAGTTATGCGAATGGCAGCCGGCGCAATCCGGTCATGGAGGCCATGGCAAAGGCAATGTCCGCGCAAGACATGGCCAGCTTCGCCGCGTACTACTCGCGGCTCGACGCCCCCGCAGCCACAGGCGTCGCTGCGACTGCTGGCACGGCCGCGGCGGTGGAGCGCGGCAGGGTGCTGGCTACCCAAGGCGATTCCGTCCGTCAGGTGCCGGCCTGCATCAACTGCCACGGGCCGGGCGGCGTCGGCGAGCCGCCGGCGATCCCGTACCTGGCCGGGCTCGACCACGGCTACCTGGTCGCTGCGATGAATGCATGGAAGGAGGGCACGCGGAAGAATGATGCGGGCCAGCAGATGGCGACAACGGTCAAAGGGATGACGGCCGACGACGTTGTGGCCGTTGCACAGTATTTCTCGGGCCTGCAGCCGCCCAAACCAGCGCCGCAGCCTTTGGTAAGTCGGCCGGTGCGCGCTGGGGACGCCGCGCGCGGGCACGCCATCGTCGCCAGCGGTGCGCATGGCTGTACCGCCTGCCATGCCATTCCCGGGATCAGGGGGCCGATCGGCATCGTCGGCCCGCCGCTCGGCGGCTTGGCCGGACGCAGCTTCCTGGCCGGGCAACTGCCGAACAACACCGAGGTGCTGGTCACCTTCCTGCAGGATCCGGCGGCGCTGGTGCCGCGAACGGGCATGCCGGACGTGGGGCTCAACAACCAGGAGGCGCGCGACATCGCTGCCTTCCTCTACACCCTGGAGCCACCGCGTGCGCGCTGA
- a CDS encoding YsnF/AvaK domain-containing protein, protein MEDRDIKKGTGAGAAVGAAAGGVAGGAAAGAAVGGVTGPVGAALGAAVGAGLGAVTGGTAAATDDGLSRDNGSIHTVIGAFDDASSAQRAVERLVQAGFQRDDVHLQHQQGSELTGQQREVDAPMKRRGFFASLFGMDDAEDRRVQQNPYAEHAYTYDEAVRRGSAVVVVDVQDEPQADQAAALLHELGAVDVDERSKQWRAEGWQPPQLGVQQNVARSDGQDKVLDVVEEQLQVGKRALDRGGVRVVQRVSSKPVRELIRLREEHAVVERRAVNRPATGEELSNFRESAVEVREMVEQPVVAKTARVVEEVVVGKEVREREEVVEDTVRRKDVVVERVAGQAGRDTARERAAAADESPLATRKSGGTDKPTL, encoded by the coding sequence ATGGAAGATCGTGACATCAAGAAGGGTACTGGCGCTGGCGCAGCAGTCGGAGCCGCCGCGGGCGGTGTGGCCGGCGGCGCGGCTGCAGGCGCGGCGGTGGGGGGCGTGACCGGCCCGGTGGGCGCGGCGCTGGGTGCCGCCGTCGGCGCAGGACTGGGGGCGGTGACCGGAGGGACAGCCGCCGCCACCGACGACGGGCTGTCGCGCGACAACGGATCCATTCACACCGTCATCGGTGCGTTCGATGACGCGTCCAGCGCACAGCGCGCGGTCGAGCGGCTGGTGCAAGCCGGTTTCCAACGCGACGACGTTCATCTCCAGCATCAGCAGGGCAGTGAGTTGACCGGGCAGCAGCGCGAGGTCGACGCGCCGATGAAAAGGCGAGGCTTTTTCGCCAGCCTGTTCGGCATGGACGATGCCGAAGATCGCCGGGTGCAGCAGAACCCTTATGCCGAGCATGCCTACACCTACGACGAAGCGGTCCGGCGCGGCAGTGCCGTCGTGGTGGTCGATGTGCAGGACGAGCCGCAAGCCGACCAGGCTGCCGCCTTGCTGCATGAGCTGGGCGCGGTGGACGTGGACGAGCGCTCCAAGCAGTGGCGCGCCGAAGGCTGGCAGCCGCCGCAGCTGGGAGTCCAGCAGAACGTGGCAAGGAGCGATGGCCAGGACAAGGTGCTCGACGTCGTGGAGGAACAGCTTCAAGTTGGCAAGCGCGCCCTGGACCGCGGCGGCGTGCGCGTCGTCCAGCGCGTGTCGTCCAAGCCGGTGCGCGAGCTGATCCGCCTGCGCGAGGAGCACGCGGTCGTGGAGCGCCGTGCCGTCAACCGTCCTGCGACCGGCGAGGAACTGTCGAACTTCAGGGAAAGCGCGGTGGAAGTGCGCGAGATGGTGGAACAGCCCGTGGTCGCCAAGACCGCCCGCGTGGTGGAAGAGGTCGTGGTGGGCAAGGAAGTGCGCGAGCGCGAAGAGGTCGTCGAAGACACCGTGCGGCGCAAGGACGTGGTGGTCGAGCGTGTCGCCGGGCAGGCCGGCCGCGACACGGCGCGCGAGCGTGCTGCGGCCGCGGACGAGTCTCCCCTGGCCACGCGCAAGAGCGGTGGCACGGACAAGCCGACGCTGTAA
- the coxB gene encoding cytochrome c oxidase subunit II, whose protein sequence is MRAERRLWPALLSLLLAGCAGQQSALDPAGPSAASIHQLGMIMYVGAAVVTLLVTVLMLVPFLRRRARPVNHKLFLWGGGVALPLLTLTLLVPYVLSTGQETRVPSADRLTIDVTGHLWWWEMSYRRGDRTVPVRSGNELHLPAGVPVELLLHSADVIHSFWIPNLAGKTDMIPGRVNRMVIQADRPGVYRGQCAEYCGTQHALMALDVIVLPRDGFDAWLARLALPVPEPPTAYLRQGRDLFVHTGCGACHTVRGVSEGRLGPDLTQIGSRRSIGAGTLPGGVGNMAAWIASAQHLKPGNAMPSYDQLEGPELRALAAYLESLK, encoded by the coding sequence GTGCGCGCTGAACGGAGGCTGTGGCCAGCCCTGCTATCCCTGTTATTGGCGGGATGCGCCGGCCAGCAATCGGCGCTCGATCCCGCGGGCCCCTCCGCGGCGTCGATCCACCAGCTCGGAATGATCATGTATGTCGGAGCGGCCGTGGTGACGCTGCTGGTCACCGTACTGATGCTCGTGCCGTTCCTGCGCCGGCGCGCGCGCCCGGTCAACCACAAACTGTTCCTGTGGGGCGGCGGGGTCGCGTTGCCGCTGCTGACGCTGACGCTGCTCGTGCCCTACGTCCTCAGCACCGGCCAAGAGACGCGCGTGCCGTCGGCAGATCGGCTCACCATCGATGTGACGGGGCATCTCTGGTGGTGGGAAATGTCTTACCGGCGTGGCGACAGGACTGTGCCGGTCCGCTCGGGCAACGAGTTGCATCTGCCGGCCGGGGTGCCGGTCGAACTTCTCCTGCACTCGGCCGATGTCATTCACAGCTTCTGGATCCCGAACCTCGCCGGCAAGACCGACATGATCCCGGGACGGGTCAACCGCATGGTGATCCAGGCCGACCGGCCGGGCGTCTATCGCGGCCAGTGCGCCGAATATTGCGGCACACAGCATGCGCTCATGGCGCTCGACGTCATTGTCTTGCCGCGGGACGGATTCGACGCATGGCTGGCACGGCTTGCACTGCCCGTGCCCGAACCGCCGACGGCGTACCTGCGCCAAGGCCGCGATCTTTTCGTCCATACCGGCTGCGGCGCTTGCCACACGGTGCGCGGCGTGAGCGAAGGCAGGCTCGGCCCGGACCTGACGCAGATCGGTAGCCGCCGCTCGATCGGCGCCGGAACCCTTCCAGGAGGCGTCGGCAATATGGCGGCGTGGATCGCCAGCGCCCAGCATCTCAAGCCCGGCAATGCCATGCCCTCCTACGATCAGCTCGAAGGCCCGGAGCTGCGCGCGCTTGCCGCCTATCTGGAGTCGCTGAAATGA